atttttaatacatttgcaaactttTCTGAAAAccttgttttgctttgtcattgtgaggtattgtgtgtaattGATGAGGGGTAAAAAAACAATTCAGTCCGTTTTGAAATAAGGCTGTAGTGTAACAAATTGTgtgaaaagtcaaagggtctgaatactttccgaatgcactgtatatatggaGGAATCACTCTGAAATGTGGCTGCTGTAATGTGTACCTTCCATACTTTGGTGATCACTGACCAGACAGTTGAGTTGGTGGTAAGATGCTTTATTTCCTCCTCTGCACTGATGCAAGGAGACTCCATTATTCACAATTCAGCTTTCCTTTTAATTGAGATAAATGTTACTCTTTTTTTACCTGTGGCCAGGTGTGGAGAGGGGGCGTGGCCTGAAGCAGGAGAAGGTactaggggaggaggggagcagctGTGGGGGCGTGGCCGGGGAAACAGCCTCGCATGACCTGGAAGAGGCCGATGCCATCAGCCCTAGGAGAACCTCTGAGGTAAGTAGGGGACTGACGAAACACCAGTGTTATAGAACCTTCAGATAAAAATGTACTGTGCAGAACAGATTAGAACTTGTCTTTCAGGGGGAATAGGGGACCATCATGCCAGGTTTATTCATTCACTGCCAGTTTATCCATCGTTTAGTTAGAATCAACTTCTTAATTTCCTTTTGCAGCCCGCAGACGTCGGAGGTCAGAAGCTGGACAGCCTGCTGAAAGAAGAAGCTCTCCAGAACACtgaactacaggagagatggggcGTCTGCCTGGACGGTGAGTTGTTTACAACAAACACAACAGGCCATCTTTATGATGAGAATGAAAAGGAGTAGCTTCTAAGATGTTGTTATTGGTATTATAATAAATCAACTTGAAACTAAGTTCAAATTTAGCATGAGTTATTCTACCAGTTTCTACTATTGCCAATGCCTCTAATGCTAATGCTTCTAATACCTAATGTCTCCTGTGTTCTTCAGGGGCCGACGGTTCAGACGTCTCGGGGCCCAGTAAGAGTTTCAGTGAGCAGGAGCTGCAGCAGTGCCAGGATGACTGGGGGTCTGGTCTAGACCAGGATCCTGAACCATTGGGTCCCGAGGGAGACTCAGTGGACCCCACCGACCCTCTCTACCGCCCCCGCTACAGCATGGAGGAACTGGGGGTCGGCTTTGAAAAGTCTGGTTACGGCAGTAGTGGTAGTGGCGACCATCTTCTAGACATGGAAGGGCTGGATAGGCTTCCTGCTTCTCCGTCTCGTCTGGGGGCGCTGAGCTACGGAGCTGCAGGTCACTACCAGGTGGACCTGGGGGGGTCTGAGGGGGGAGACCATCACCATCGCTCCAACACGCCTGGCCCCCATCGGAGCCAGAGGGAGCAGGTGGGGTCGCCAATGCCATCCCCCCACCCAGAGGTGGGAGACCTGAACTGCCTGTTGATCAACGAGGAGGGGTACCCTGAACACGGTGTTCCGGACTTGGGTAGTAGATCCGGCCACAGGGGGCTAACCTCCATCCACTCTGGAAGCTCagcccacaacaacaacacagagaggcTGTATGGTGCTGCTGACGACTTTGGACTCTCTTTAAACCTCAGAGATCGTTCACAAGAGCAGGtaacaggaggaggggggaggcatCATGCCTGCAATCAATGTTCAATGACCTTCCCAGATTCTGGTTCCCTCAAGGCCCACAAGCAGAAACACAAAACTGGGAGATGGTCGAATACAGGGCCAGGGACTCCATACTCCCGCACTCAGTGCGGTAAGACCTTCACCCAGGCCTGCAACATCAAGGTCCAAGCCGAGGG
The genomic region above belongs to Oncorhynchus nerka isolate Pitt River linkage group LG18, Oner_Uvic_2.0, whole genome shotgun sequence and contains:
- the LOC135561785 gene encoding zinc finger and BTB domain-containing protein 17-like, with protein sequence MMSEATVSFQSQLSGVMETVFKAAMYEITRLVDDSFVKEVSRSREQVESLKKRLQWSENRRRDRDREGGRIGKCADCGRANEAKERSSGASQTGVERGRGLKQEKVLGEEGSSCGGVAGETASHDLEEADAISPRRTSEPADVGGQKLDSLLKEEALQNTELQERWGVCLDGADGSDVSGPSKSFSEQELQQCQDDWGSGLDQDPEPLGPEGDSVDPTDPLYRPRYSMEELGVGFEKSGYGSSGSGDHLLDMEGLDRLPASPSRLGALSYGAAGHYQVDLGGSEGGDHHHRSNTPGPHRSQREQVGSPMPSPHPEVGDLNCLLINEEGYPEHGVPDLGSRSGHRGLTSIHSGSSAHNNNTERLYGAADDFGLSLNLRDRSQEQVTGGGGRHHACNQCSMTFPDSGSLKAHKQKHKTGRWSNTGPGTPYSRTQCGKTFTQACNIKVQAEGRHLCSQCGKGFTSFSDLKRHTCSQTADKPYCCSLCGNKFSRLWNLKLHRRIHTQEKPHRCTMCDKSFTRADILKVHKRTHTGERPYCCAVCGLRFKQLNHLKSHQHKHRPDLLSRVVV